One region of Carya illinoinensis cultivar Pawnee chromosome 8, C.illinoinensisPawnee_v1, whole genome shotgun sequence genomic DNA includes:
- the LOC122318003 gene encoding uncharacterized protein LOC122318003 yields the protein MMQREEAPLDQFTADEIEAADILLHLPQLFFESKSRLRFPSWGARRKRSLGLQIQSFLCFGLALSPESPPSEFRRETEIGAVVPKCQKKGQPAVKTEASSPVTPLAFMPSSESEEKPEQSLKRKLAPKRKREDWLEIIDELNRHRDSLNEEIEYLRLHCTQLRASNLEMKAKLSLEPFSKTVDSLGTENQDKDRTVRMHSTLSSSRELDLVNNNVDPSPPLPDLNLSAEDTFAIDTSGPFDLNPINGNFSFSRVVAAQARQRRMQIYRAKKLHCR from the exons ATGATGCAACGCGAGGAAGCTCCGTTGGACCAGTTCACTGCCGATGAGATTGAGGCCGCCGACATCCTGCTCCATCTCCCTCAACTATTCTTTGAATCCAAGAGTCGCCTCAGATTTCCTTCATGGGGCGCCAGAAGAAAGAGATCCCTGGGGCTTCAGATTCAATCTTTCCTTTGTTTCGGTTTGGCGTTGTCGCCCGAATCGCCCCCATCAGAGTTTCGTCGTGAGACCGAGATTGGTGCTGTGGTTCCTAAATGTCAGAAGAAAGGTCAACCGGCGGTCAAGACCGAGGCTTCAAGCCCTGTGACCCCTCTTGCGTTCATGCCCAGCAGCGAGTCTGAAGAGAAGCCCGAGCAGTCCTTGAAAAGAAAACTGGCTCCTAAAAGG AAAAGAGAGGATTGGCTGGAGATCATAGACGAGTTAAATCGACACAGGGATTCGCTAAACGAG GAGATAGAATATCTGAGGCTGCATTGCACCCAATTGAGAGCTTCCAATTTGGAGATGAAGGCAAAG TTAAGTCTCGAACCCTTTTCGAAGACCGTCGATTCTCTCGGTACTGAAAATCAAGACAAGGATCGGACGGTGCGAATGCATTCCACGTTGTCATCTAGCCGTGAGCTTGACTTGGTTAACAACAATGTTGACCCATCTCCTCCTCTTCCCGATCTCAACCTCTCTGCAGAGGACACGTTTGCGATTGACACATCCGGACCGTTTGATCTAAACCCGATCAACGGGAACTTCAGTTTCAGTAGGGTTGTGGCGGCTCAAGCCAGACAGAGAAGGATGCAGATCTACAGGGCCAAGAAACTCCATTGCCGCTAA